One Elaeis guineensis isolate ETL-2024a chromosome 10, EG11, whole genome shotgun sequence genomic window carries:
- the LOC105042776 gene encoding uncharacterized protein translates to MGSWTIDPVQIIIKLTFHRTPKQIKNPTRLLAYYERLRHLLTFFVSSSHLGFKDWPIGATATGEASGIQAAEEERNSNAGVETTPACGEPATASFRAWRARQQSRTLATPSGSTSSPTHIPTPIDSSPSMPSNNASIASSSSK, encoded by the exons atGGGATCCTGGACAATAGACCCGGTccaaattataatcaaattaacCTTCCACCGCACGCCTAAGCAAATTAAAAATCCGACCCGCCTTCTCGCATACTATGAAAGGCTTCGACATCTTCTCACCTTCTTCGTCTCTTCTTCGCATTTAGGGTTTAAGGATTGGCCGATTGGGGCGACCGCGACCGGCGAGGCCAGTGGCATCCAAGCGGCGGAGGAGGAGAGGAACAGCAACGCCGGTGTCGAGACAACACCGGCGTGCGGCGAGCCGGCGACAGCGAGCTTCAGAGCTT GGCGTGCACGACAGCAGTCAAGAACTCTTGCAACTCCATCTGGATCTACATCTTCACCTACACATATACCTACACCGATAGATAGTTCACCTTCTATGCCCTCCAATAATGCTAGCATTG CTTCGTCCTCCTCTAAATGA